A window from Festucalex cinctus isolate MCC-2025b chromosome 4, RoL_Fcin_1.0, whole genome shotgun sequence encodes these proteins:
- the gpn1 gene encoding GPN-loop GTPase 1 isoform X2, which produces MAAPSEAADVLSGVKEEKLDGEDDGRKAVCLLVLGMAGSGKTTFVQVMQFIEKKQRNHRLVLLDTPGQIEVFTWSASGSIITEALASAFPCVVLYVMDTSRCVSPVTFMSNMLYACSILYKTKLPFIVLMNKTDIIEESFAVEWMTDFEAFQDALNQEQSYVSNLTRSMSLVLDQFYSDLRVVGVSSVTGSGLDELLVKVQEAADEYDRDYRPEYERLRKQLMEAESQKQREQLERLGRDLGAVRMTPDWLAEKANVGGPSDLIMTRGIRDLDDDDDDDAAADGDTDDVDHSKVEESKEKDAFGNFLRERRQVVEVRNRKCRSPDAP; this is translated from the exons ATGGCGGCGCCCAGCGAAGCTGCTGACGTTTTGTCGGGCGTAAAGGAGGAGAAGCTTGACGGGGAGGACGATGGGAGGAAAGCTGTGTGTTTGCTCGTGCTTGGCATGGCCGGTTCCGGAAAGACGACTTTCGTTCAG gTGATGCAGTTCATCGAGAAGAAGCAGCGCAATCACAG GTTGGTCCTTCTGGACACGCCGGGCCAGATCGAAGTGTTCACGTGGTCGGCGTCTGGCAGCATCATCACGGAAGCGCTG GCGTCGGCCTTCCCCTGCGTGGTGCTCTACGTCATGGACACGTCTCGCTGCGTCAGTCCCGTCACCTTCATGTCCAACATGTTGTACGCATGCAG TATCCTCTACAAGACCAAACTTCCCTTCATCGTGCTCATGAACAAA ACGGACATCATTGAGGAAAGCTTCGCCGTGGAGTGGATGACGGACTTTGAGGCCTTCCAGGACGCTTTGAACCAGGAACAGTCGTACGTCAGCAACCTGACGCGCTCCATGAGTCTGGTCCTGGACCAGTTCTACTCCGACCTGAGG GTAGTGGGCGTGTCGTCGGTGACGGGCAGCGGCTTGGATGAGCTGCTCGTTAAGGTGCAGGAGGCTGCTGACGAGTATGACAG GGATTATCGGCCAGAATACGAGCGACTCCGCAAGCAGCTG ATGGAGGCTGAAAGTCAGAAGCAGCGAGAGCAGCTGGAGCGACTCGGCAGGGATCTCGGCGCCGTCCGCATGACGCCGGATTGGCTTGCAG aaaAGGCCAATGTGGGCGGGCCCAGTGACCTCATCATGACTCGCGGCATCCGTGActtggacgacgacgacgacgacgatgcgGCGGCGGACGGCGACACGGACGACGTGGACCACAGCA AAGTGGAGGAGAGCAAAGAGAAGGACGCGTTTGGGAACTTCCTGCGGGAGCGGAGGCAGGTGGTGGAAGTGCGCAATCGCAAGTGCCGCTCGCCAGATGCTCCTTGA
- the gpn1 gene encoding GPN-loop GTPase 1 isoform X1 has protein sequence MAAPSEAADVLSGVKEEKLDGEDDGRKAVCLLVLGMAGSGKTTFVQRLTAHLHALQSPPYLINLDPAVHDVPFPANIDIRDTVNYKEVMKQYGLGPNGAIVTSLNLFATRFDQVMQFIEKKQRNHRLVLLDTPGQIEVFTWSASGSIITEALASAFPCVVLYVMDTSRCVSPVTFMSNMLYACSILYKTKLPFIVLMNKTDIIEESFAVEWMTDFEAFQDALNQEQSYVSNLTRSMSLVLDQFYSDLRVVGVSSVTGSGLDELLVKVQEAADEYDRDYRPEYERLRKQLMEAESQKQREQLERLGRDLGAVRMTPDWLAEKANVGGPSDLIMTRGIRDLDDDDDDDAAADGDTDDVDHSKVEESKEKDAFGNFLRERRQVVEVRNRKCRSPDAP, from the exons ATGGCGGCGCCCAGCGAAGCTGCTGACGTTTTGTCGGGCGTAAAGGAGGAGAAGCTTGACGGGGAGGACGATGGGAGGAAAGCTGTGTGTTTGCTCGTGCTTGGCATGGCCGGTTCCGGAAAGACGACTTTCGTTCAG agGCTGACGGCTCACCTTCACGCGCTCCAAAGTCCTCCGTACCTCATCAACCTGGACCCCGCCGTACATGACGTCCCCTTCCCCGCCAACATCG ACATCCGCGACACGGTCAACTACAAGGAGGTGATGAAGCAGTACGGCCTGGGACCCAACGGCGCCATCGTCACCTCGCTCAACCTCTTTGCCACGCGCTTCGATCAG gTGATGCAGTTCATCGAGAAGAAGCAGCGCAATCACAG GTTGGTCCTTCTGGACACGCCGGGCCAGATCGAAGTGTTCACGTGGTCGGCGTCTGGCAGCATCATCACGGAAGCGCTG GCGTCGGCCTTCCCCTGCGTGGTGCTCTACGTCATGGACACGTCTCGCTGCGTCAGTCCCGTCACCTTCATGTCCAACATGTTGTACGCATGCAG TATCCTCTACAAGACCAAACTTCCCTTCATCGTGCTCATGAACAAA ACGGACATCATTGAGGAAAGCTTCGCCGTGGAGTGGATGACGGACTTTGAGGCCTTCCAGGACGCTTTGAACCAGGAACAGTCGTACGTCAGCAACCTGACGCGCTCCATGAGTCTGGTCCTGGACCAGTTCTACTCCGACCTGAGG GTAGTGGGCGTGTCGTCGGTGACGGGCAGCGGCTTGGATGAGCTGCTCGTTAAGGTGCAGGAGGCTGCTGACGAGTATGACAG GGATTATCGGCCAGAATACGAGCGACTCCGCAAGCAGCTG ATGGAGGCTGAAAGTCAGAAGCAGCGAGAGCAGCTGGAGCGACTCGGCAGGGATCTCGGCGCCGTCCGCATGACGCCGGATTGGCTTGCAG aaaAGGCCAATGTGGGCGGGCCCAGTGACCTCATCATGACTCGCGGCATCCGTGActtggacgacgacgacgacgacgatgcgGCGGCGGACGGCGACACGGACGACGTGGACCACAGCA AAGTGGAGGAGAGCAAAGAGAAGGACGCGTTTGGGAACTTCCTGCGGGAGCGGAGGCAGGTGGTGGAAGTGCGCAATCGCAAGTGCCGCTCGCCAGATGCTCCTTGA
- the LOC144018221 gene encoding interleukin-17C-like encodes MCAKVGRASCFVMPARAVLPGRRKMTSAPANQDKGGGQWRRLVIRAPPATSEEPPGRRLRSAARMFFTLNGAIVTVAMTMLTALLSGGVATVEADGQSKASAAHRKSRSAPSETVSLELNPDALLFSKTFRPLHNRSISPWTYNVSQDVSVFPPVSEARCVLRGCLDANGVEDLRLKSRPILHQVLLLRRLKASADGPQHAHRYRLEPRLVAVGCTCVRDQQHQQQL; translated from the exons ATGTGTGCAAAAGTGGGGCGGGCGTCATGCTTTGTCATGCCGGCGCGTGCGGTTTTGCCAGGAAGACGAAAGATGACATCAGCGCCGGCAAATCAGGATAAAGGTGGCGGCCAATGGCGTCGTCTTGTCATTCGCGCACCTCCAGCAACttccgaggagcctcccggcagAAGACTGCGCTCAGCCGCCAGAATGTTTTTCACCCTCAACGGCGCCATTGTGACG GTGGCGATGACAATGCTGACGGCGTTGCTGTCAGGGGGCGTGGCCACCGTGGAAGCAGACGGCCAATCGAAAGCCTCGGCGGCGCACCGGAAGTCGAGGAGCGCGCCGAGCGAAACCGTGTCGCTGGAGCTCAATCCCGATGCCTTGCTTTTTTCCAAAACCTTCCGACCGCTGCACAACCGCTCCATCTCCCCCTGGACTTACAA CGTGTCGCAGGACGTGTCGGTGTTCCCTCCGGTGTCCGAGGCCCGCTGCGTATTGCGCGGCTGTCTGGACGCCAACGGCGTGGAGGACCTGAGGCTCAAGTCGCGGCCCATCCTGCATCAGGTTCTGCTGCTGCGCCGCCTCAAGGCGTCCGCCGACGGCCCGCAGCACGCTCACCGCTACCGCTTGGAGCCCCGCCTCGTCGCCGTCGGCTGCACGTGCGTCAGAGATCAGCAGCATCAGCAGCAACTCTGA
- the LOC144018223 gene encoding stathmin-4-like isoform X1, translated as MMSCSSCCVPDAAEVLSIIIIIITVKGDITAVCGEKLPGLPLLSFLCSCIVQKASHEVSGAKKEGTSVDLKLGAIRHLEAAGDCASGRTFQVILQPPAFLHSGRKEGHALSPQSIQASAAQEKMSGGGACQQFGREKGT; from the exons ATGATGTCATGCAGCAGCTGCTGTGTTCCTGATGCTGCGGAGGTgctcagcatcatcatcatcatcatcacggtGAAGGGCGACATCACAGCTG TCTGCGGAGAGAAGTTGCCAGGGCTCCCCCTGCTGTCCTTCCTGTGCTCCTGCATTGTGCAAAAAGCCTCCCACGAAGTCAGCGGCGCCAAGAAGGAAG GCACATCGGTGGATTTAAAGTTGGGCGCCATCCGCCATCTGGAGGCAGCAGGCGATTGCGCCAGTGGGCGGACCTTCCAGGTCATCCTCCAGCCGCCCGCTTTCCTGCACTCCGGGCGCAAAGAAGGCCACGCCCTCTCGCCCCAAAGCATCCAAGCAAGCGCAGCGCAGGAGAAAA TGTCGGGAGGCGGAGCTTGTCAGCAGTTTGGCCGGGAGAAGGGAACATGA
- the LOC144018223 gene encoding stathmin-4-like isoform X2 → MMTFAVCGEKLPGLPLLSFLCSCIVQKASHEVSGAKKEGTSVDLKLGAIRHLEAAGDCASGRTFQVILQPPAFLHSGRKEGHALSPQSIQASAAQEKMSGGGACQQFGREKGT, encoded by the exons ATGATGACGTTTGCAG TCTGCGGAGAGAAGTTGCCAGGGCTCCCCCTGCTGTCCTTCCTGTGCTCCTGCATTGTGCAAAAAGCCTCCCACGAAGTCAGCGGCGCCAAGAAGGAAG GCACATCGGTGGATTTAAAGTTGGGCGCCATCCGCCATCTGGAGGCAGCAGGCGATTGCGCCAGTGGGCGGACCTTCCAGGTCATCCTCCAGCCGCCCGCTTTCCTGCACTCCGGGCGCAAAGAAGGCCACGCCCTCTCGCCCCAAAGCATCCAAGCAAGCGCAGCGCAGGAGAAAA TGTCGGGAGGCGGAGCTTGTCAGCAGTTTGGCCGGGAGAAGGGAACATGA